From Anopheles arabiensis isolate DONGOLA chromosome 3, AaraD3, whole genome shotgun sequence, a single genomic window includes:
- the LOC120903808 gene encoding probable small nuclear ribonucleoprotein E, which translates to MSFKGSKVQKVMVQPINLIFRYLQNRSRVQVWLYENTHLRIEGHIVGFDEYMNLVLDEAEEFNIKKQTRRQLGRIMLKGDNITLIQNVQN; encoded by the exons ATGTCATTCAAAGGCTCCAAAGTGCAAAAGGTGATGGTTCAACCCATCAACCTTATTTTCCGATACCTACAGAATCGATCTCGAGTGCAAGTGTGGCTGTACGAAAACACGCATCTGCGAATAGAAGGACACATTG TTGGTTTCGACGAGTATATGAATCTGGTGCTAGACGAGGCGGAAGagtttaatattaaaaaacaaacccgaCGCCAGCTTGGGCGTATCATGCTGAAAGGAGACAATATAACACTCATCCAGAACGTGCAGAATTAG